GGAAGAACACCGAGGCGCCGCCGACCACGACGAGGACGACCGCGATGCCCGCGATCATCGGGGTGGCGTTGCTGGAACCGGTCTCGGCGAGGTCGCCGCCCTTGTCGCCGCCCGCGCTGCCGCCCGTGCTGCCACCGACCGAGGCCGGGCTGGGCTGGGTGGAGGGCTTGCCGCCGCCGCTGCCGGCGGTCTTGCAGTCCAGGACGCCGGAGAAGGACTTCTTGAAGCCGCCCTCACCCTTGATGGTGATGTTGTACGGCTGGTCCTCGGCCACCGGGACGGTCACGGTCTGCGACTTGCCCGGGGCGATCTCGAAGTCCTTGCCGGAGAGCTGGAAGCGGAAGGCCTCATCGCCCTTGTTGGTCGCCGTGACATCCACGCCGCCCTTGGCGCAGTTCTTCTCGGCGGTGATCGCCGGAATCGCGCCCTGCTTCTTCCAGGAGGCCGTGGCGGCCGCGGAGACCGTGGACTCGCTGGAGCCGGCCAGGATCTGGGTCTGGCTCTTGGCGTGCACACCGATGCCGGTGAAGGCACGGCCGACCGGGACCTTGGTAGCGGCCTGCGCGGTCAGCGAGGTGCTGCCGTCGGCGGCGCCCTTCGGCACGTCGAAGAACAGCTGGGTGCCGTCGGCGGCGCTGGTGAGCGCCTTGCCGTCCTTGCCGACGACCTTCACACCGGGCGCCGCACCGGCGCCGGGGGCGATCGTCACGCTGTCGGCGTTGGTGTGCACGGTGACCGGGCCGAGCTTGCCGCCGGACTTGCCGGAGACGGCCGGCGGGTCCAGCGTCAGGGACGCCGTGGGCTCGCCGACGTTCTGCGCGCTCTTCTCGAGGTAGTCGGCGAGCTTCTCGGCCGCCGGGTCGACCGCGTCCACCTTGGCGTGGTCGGAGAAGCGCCAGATCGCGACCTGGGTGCCGGCCGCGGCGGTCTTCTCGGTGAGGTTCCCGGCGCCGGCCTTGGAGGCGAGCGCGGCCAGGTCGTTCACCTGCGGGTACGAGTTCTGCAGAATCCAGCGGATCTTGCCCGCATCCCCGTTGTTGTGCAGCGACGAGGCGCTCCAGGGCACTTCCTGGTACTTCGCCTGCTGCTGCGTCGGGTTATGGATGTCGATGCAGTACGTCTGGAGCGTGCCGCCGTTGTCGACCGCCATCTCGAAGAGGCCGGCGCCTACGCGCTGGTCCCCTCCGTCGTTGTGCACGACCGCCTGGTCGAAGGTCTTCAGACCGCCGAGCGTGGCGGTGGCACCCCCGTGGGTGGGGGTCGTCTCGTCCGCCGCGGCAGTCCCCGCGGTGGCTATCGCACCCGCCGCGACGAGGCCCGAGGCCACGACCGCGGCGGCAAGGCGGGCTGCGCCCCGCCTCTTCATCGAAAGCATGAATTTCCCCTCTGGGCGAGGCGGTCGAGTGGGAGAGGATGCCTCGCCGGAAAGATCCCAAAGAACTCAACAGCCGAACACGTCAGCCCCCGTGAGTACTTGTCGGATCTTATGGAGCAGGTGCATCAGGGTCCCCAGTAATGGCATCCCATAAGCGATCCGAATCGCAATCGTTACCGACAACGGGCACCCTGACCTGGCATTATCGACAAATCCCCAGGACTATTCAGGGCACTGCGGCCTTCTGGGACGAATGGGTTGCCCATGAGGCTGCCGTGACGGGGGCTTCCCGAGCCTCCCGGGCCGTCGAAGTCCTGGCACGGGACCGTCTTTTGACCTGCGCCTTGCCGACGGTCCTGCCGAGGGCCGGCGCCGTGCCGCCCGGCAACCTCTCGCCCCCGGCCTCATGTTGTTCCCCGGCCTCATGTCGTTCCGAGGTCTCGTGTCGTTCCGAAGTCCCCTGTTGTTCCGAGGTCTCGTGTCGTTCCGAAGTCCCCTGTCGTTCCGAGGTCTCGTGTCGTTCCGAAGTCCCCTGTTGTTCCGAGGTCTCGTGTCGTGGCGAGGTCGCGTGTTGTTCCGAGGCCGCGTCTCGTGGCGAGATCGAGTGTTGTTCCGAGGCCGCGTCTCCTTGCGAGGTCGCGTGTGGCGATCGTGGTGAGGGCTGTGGTGACGGCGACGGTGCGGGGTCCGCCTCCGTACGCGCCGCCCGGGTGACTCTCCGGAACGCGGAGGTGCCGCGCGCGAGATCGTGACCGATCGCCACGGCGTCGACCTCCGCCGAGAACCAGCGCTGCCCGCCCCGCTCGGGTGGCTGCTCCCCTTCCCGTAGCCGTAAGCGTCCCTGGACGACGAGTGGTTCACCCACCGCCACCGACGCCGCGACATTGTCGGCGAGCGCGCGCCACGACCGGACCGTATAGAAGCTCGTCCCCCCATCGGTCCAACGCTCCTGTGCCTTGTCCCACCGGCGGGACGTCGCCGCCAGCCGGAACCTCGCCACCGTCACGCCCGCCGTCGTCTGCCGGTGCTCCACCGCCGTCGCGGCATTGCCCACCAGCGTCACCATCGTGTCGTTCACGGAACACGCCTCCCCCGCGTCATGCGCTCGCTCCCCTCGTCTGCCGCTCGCGCTGCGTGGATCTCATGCTGCACGGATCCGGCGGGCGTCGCGGCGGCCTGTGGAC
This Streptomyces decoyicus DNA region includes the following protein-coding sequences:
- a CDS encoding Cys-Gln thioester bond-forming surface protein, with product MLSMKRRGAARLAAAVVASGLVAAGAIATAGTAAADETTPTHGGATATLGGLKTFDQAVVHNDGGDQRVGAGLFEMAVDNGGTLQTYCIDIHNPTQQQAKYQEVPWSASSLHNNGDAGKIRWILQNSYPQVNDLAALASKAGAGNLTEKTAAAGTQVAIWRFSDHAKVDAVDPAAEKLADYLEKSAQNVGEPTASLTLDPPAVSGKSGGKLGPVTVHTNADSVTIAPGAGAAPGVKVVGKDGKALTSAADGTQLFFDVPKGAADGSTSLTAQAATKVPVGRAFTGIGVHAKSQTQILAGSSESTVSAAATASWKKQGAIPAITAEKNCAKGGVDVTATNKGDEAFRFQLSGKDFEIAPGKSQTVTVPVAEDQPYNITIKGEGGFKKSFSGVLDCKTAGSGGGKPSTQPSPASVGGSTGGSAGGDKGGDLAETGSSNATPMIAGIAVVLVVVGGASVFFLRKKKTGTPAQ
- a CDS encoding single-stranded DNA-binding protein, with product MVTLVGNAATAVEHRQTTAGVTVARFRLAATSRRWDKAQERWTDGGTSFYTVRSWRALADNVAASVAVGEPLVVQGRLRLREGEQPPERGGQRWFSAEVDAVAIGHDLARGTSAFRRVTRAARTEADPAPSPSPQPSPRSPHATSQGDAASEQHSISPRDAASEQHATSPRHETSEQQGTSERHETSERQGTSERHETSEQQGTSERHETSERHEAGEQHEAGGERLPGGTAPALGRTVGKAQVKRRSRARTSTAREAREAPVTAASWATHSSQKAAVP